In the Alphaproteobacteria bacterium LSUCC0719 genome, one interval contains:
- a CDS encoding SDR family NAD(P)-dependent oxidoreductase gives MHIDFSGKVAAVTGTSGIGLDAALHLARCGARVFLAGIDPDLNAAAATMATAEELPVTVHHVDVADEASVRDWSQHIAGETDRLHALVNAAAIQSYGSVEDTSPQAWDRTIAVNLRSCYLTSHFLYPLMKAAGAASIVHVSSVQGHANQNNVLAYATTKGGIHALTRAMAVDCAKDGIRVNSISPGSVRTPLLEFSARELATDGKSIDDMIAEFGASHPVGRVGTPAETSALIAYLCSDAAGFVTGGDMLIDGGLTAQLGV, from the coding sequence ATGCATATCGATTTTTCGGGCAAGGTGGCGGCGGTTACCGGAACCAGTGGCATCGGTCTTGATGCGGCGCTGCATCTGGCGCGTTGCGGGGCGCGCGTCTTTCTTGCCGGGATCGACCCCGACCTGAACGCCGCCGCCGCCACTATGGCCACGGCAGAGGAATTGCCGGTCACGGTGCATCACGTCGATGTCGCCGATGAAGCGTCGGTCAGGGACTGGTCACAGCATATCGCCGGCGAGACAGACAGGCTGCATGCGCTTGTCAATGCGGCGGCAATCCAGAGCTACGGGTCGGTGGAGGACACCAGTCCGCAAGCATGGGACCGCACGATTGCGGTCAATCTGCGATCCTGTTATCTGACATCCCATTTCCTGTATCCGCTGATGAAGGCGGCTGGCGCGGCATCGATTGTCCATGTGTCCTCGGTGCAGGGACATGCCAACCAGAACAATGTTCTTGCCTATGCCACCACAAAGGGGGGCATACATGCGCTGACCCGCGCGATGGCGGTGGATTGCGCAAAGGACGGGATCCGGGTGAATTCGATCAGCCCGGGATCGGTCAGGACGCCGCTGCTGGAATTCTCGGCGCGGGAACTCGCCACCGACGGCAAGTCGATTGACGACATGATCGCCGAGTTTGGCGCCTCGCATCCGGTGGGGCGCGTTGGCACACCGGCCGAGACCAGCGCCTTGATCGCCTATCTGTGTTCCGATGCGGCGGGGTTTGTCACCGGGGGTGACATGCTGATTGACGGGGGGCTGACAGCGCAGCTCGGCGTCTGA
- the uxuA gene encoding mannonate dehydratase: MLETWRWFGPDDPVTCSHIRQAGADGVVTALHDMPPGAVWQPHDIAARKSLIEQAGLVWSVVESIPVHPAIKLGNEHAQRHMDAWIESMQNLAAAGMDVICYNFMPVVDWTRTELRHPTRRGGLALRFDPVEFAAYDLFILRRAGAEADYDAAIVAAAESRYAAMDEADRQRLESTIIAGLPGSELSHGREDIRAAIAEYDGVGPAELQANLIAFLEQVAPAAEACGARVCLHPDDPPFSIFGLPRVVSTAADYSAVFDAVPSPANGITLCAGSLGSRPDNDVIAMARDFAARIHFVHLRNVTIEPSGAFLEDDHLDGGVDMVALISVLLGEEARRRAEGRADSLIPMRPDHGHLLLDDIGKQTNPGYSAIGRLKGLAELRGVARAVASLSAF, translated from the coding sequence ATGCTTGAGACATGGCGGTGGTTCGGGCCGGATGATCCGGTGACATGTTCGCATATCAGGCAGGCCGGCGCCGACGGTGTGGTAACAGCGCTTCATGACATGCCGCCCGGCGCGGTCTGGCAGCCCCACGACATCGCGGCGCGAAAGTCGTTGATCGAACAGGCCGGGCTTGTCTGGTCCGTTGTCGAGAGCATTCCCGTACATCCGGCGATCAAGCTCGGGAATGAACATGCACAGCGCCATATGGATGCCTGGATCGAGAGCATGCAGAACCTCGCCGCCGCCGGCATGGATGTCATCTGCTATAATTTCATGCCGGTTGTCGACTGGACGCGCACCGAGCTGCGCCACCCGACGCGTCGCGGGGGGCTGGCGCTTCGCTTCGATCCGGTGGAATTCGCCGCCTATGACCTGTTCATTCTGCGCCGTGCCGGCGCCGAGGCGGATTATGATGCCGCCATCGTCGCGGCTGCCGAATCCCGTTACGCGGCGATGGACGAGGCCGACCGGCAGCGGCTTGAAAGCACCATCATCGCCGGGCTTCCCGGATCCGAACTGTCGCATGGGCGCGAGGATATCCGCGCCGCGATTGCCGAATATGACGGTGTTGGTCCGGCCGAACTCCAGGCCAATCTGATTGCCTTTCTGGAACAGGTTGCGCCAGCCGCCGAGGCATGTGGCGCACGGGTCTGCCTGCATCCGGATGATCCGCCCTTTTCGATTTTCGGCCTGCCGCGCGTGGTATCGACCGCGGCCGACTACAGCGCAGTGTTTGACGCTGTGCCGTCGCCCGCCAATGGCATCACGCTGTGTGCCGGGTCGCTCGGCTCGCGCCCTGACAATGACGTGATCGCGATGGCCCGCGACTTTGCCGCGCGGATCCATTTCGTGCATCTGCGCAATGTCACCATCGAGCCGTCCGGTGCCTTTCTCGAGGATGACCATCTTGATGGCGGTGTTGATATGGTGGCGTTGATTTCGGTTCTGCTTGGTGAAGAGGCGCGCCGGCGGGCCGAGGGCCGTGCGGATTCGCTGATCCCGATGCGCCCTGATCACGGCCATCTGCTGCTTGACGATATCGGGAAACAGACCAATCCCGGCTATTCCGCCATTGGCCGGCTGAAGGGGCTTGCCGAATTGCGGGGGGTGGCCCGCGCGGTGGCGTCACTGTCGGCGTTCTAG
- a CDS encoding SMP-30/gluconolactonase/LRE family protein, whose protein sequence is MSKGLDMEPVCVAPTGDICGEAATWDAARHRLYWCDINRFLLHVHDPATTTTRTHQFDQPVVALSLTNRPDRLLVALGGQLCLFDPDSGAREDVTPVLPDWPDLRYNDGRSDPNGNFWIGTMGNNVGPDGEALPVRDGMGALYRYDGGPAPEAIETGIGIPNTVCWSPDHRYFYFGDTLKNEIRVYPYDADSGRIGDGQPFFAGFGRGLPDGSAMDSEGCLWNCRYGGGCIVRVAPDGGIDRVIDMPVKNITTCTFGGADLTTLYVTTAAADKAPTDRLAGSLFAIETGVRGLPEHSFATAGLIG, encoded by the coding sequence ATGTCGAAAGGGTTGGATATGGAACCGGTCTGTGTTGCCCCGACAGGGGATATCTGCGGCGAGGCGGCGACCTGGGACGCGGCGCGGCACCGGCTGTACTGGTGCGACATCAACCGGTTTCTGCTGCATGTCCATGATCCGGCAACCACCACGACCCGCACCCATCAGTTCGACCAGCCCGTTGTCGCGCTGTCGCTGACCAACAGGCCGGACCGGCTTCTTGTGGCGCTTGGCGGGCAGTTGTGCCTGTTCGACCCGGACAGCGGCGCGCGCGAGGATGTGACACCGGTCCTGCCGGACTGGCCCGACCTGCGCTACAATGACGGGCGCAGCGACCCGAACGGCAATTTCTGGATTGGCACGATGGGCAACAATGTCGGCCCCGATGGCGAGGCGCTGCCAGTGCGTGACGGCATGGGGGCGCTGTATCGCTATGACGGGGGACCGGCACCAGAGGCCATCGAGACCGGAATCGGTATTCCAAATACCGTCTGCTGGTCCCCGGATCATCGGTATTTCTATTTCGGTGACACGCTGAAGAACGAGATCCGTGTCTATCCCTATGATGCCGACAGCGGCCGGATCGGCGACGGACAGCCCTTTTTCGCCGGTTTTGGGCGCGGCCTTCCCGACGGGTCGGCGATGGATTCCGAGGGCTGTCTGTGGAACTGCCGCTATGGCGGTGGCTGTATCGTGCGGGTGGCACCGGATGGCGGCATCGACCGGGTGATCGACATGCCGGTGAAGAACATCACCACCTGCACCTTCGGCGGGGCGGATCTGACAACACTCTATGTCACCACAGCGGCAGCCGACAAAGCGCCGACGGACCGGCTGGCCGGCAGCCTGTTCGCCATCGAAACAGGCGTGCGGGGCCTGCCGGAACACAGCTTTGCCACCGCAGGACTGATAGGGTGA